TGGGCTCTACATCTTCCTTAAGTCACCATGCCACCTAAGAAGCTAAGATGAATGAATTTCCAGCAATACACAGGCCTAAGGAAATAATCCTCTTTAATTTTGGTCTAAATTCACCTTTATGTATAGCCTCCTTAAGTAGACTCAGGACCATCCACTTCTATAGTTTGCTTTAATTGTCTAAAAGTGTAACATTTGAAGTCCATTATAGGCCCAAAAGTCCAAGACTCCTTTTTAAAACGCAAAGAGCTCAAAGTGTGCCTTtagttagatttaaattagaagaTAAGATGATTAACTTAGTTAGAAAATAAGTTTCCtttatttaaggaaaaaaagtgtcctattttgtcttatattcattaattaaggaATGAGGTGTGTCATGTAAAGGtggcttagcttaatttaaGGAGTTTTGgtgaaatttaattgatttttgccTTGGAAGTCTACTTTGCCGCCAACCCTCTCATTATATAAAGGGTGGCCTCACACCATGTATTTCTTTTAGTCATTATtggaaattttataaactttgttAAGAAGCTTTAAAGcttttacttatttttcttttatccaatcattcttggtaaaagattggtggtggaaaacctaaggttggtggaatcattcctttatgccttgggtatattttatgtttccttaaaaatctaaattaaagtatgtatgtatgttatTTTTGCTTATGACAGAGAATTGcactaaaattatgttttttgccactaacttTGATCAACATTTTGACTGTTTTATGAGGGCTACCCTAGCTTGAAAGAAAGCTCTTTGTGTTGTGTTTGTATTGGTGTGactttggtttgatttggaGATCATTTTGGCTACCCatttaaatgaacaaaaaaactgcacatactaaataaatagtgaaaacaATTTTCTTGGTTTTGATTGATTGTTGCATATTTTGATGAATATGCACTGAATACCCATTAagtattgaaaatctaaataccaattcatgaattattaaaattagcaAATACAGTTAATTTTcagggataaaatcgttattcaatcaataatatattaaaaatgataaaacatcATCCATTTCCCCCCAAGTTTAGAAAACtgacaatttttattttgaaaagttatattttcccctCTGGGGTTTCAATATTTTCCTTCCTTCTCTGGTGACTGAACTCCAACCGAAACCCCTTCATCCCATTCTTCTCTCTTTGTTGTCAACAACAAAGAAACATTGGCACATGACATGAAGCCGATAAAGTGAAGAAGCTAAAACGTCGAATCGAAGTTCACCTTCATCTTCACTAAATCGGCTCTAAATGACAAGAAATCAAAGGTGCTTCTGTTGATTTGACTTTGGATGAGAGAAAGAAGGTGAGATTTCACTGAATAGGCATTTGTCATCCAAATGTTTCAATTTGTCGTGGACTTTGCATCATGCACTGAGGTTTCTTGGTTGTCGACCTTCATCGTTAGCAACAGAGAGAGAAGAATGGGATGAAGACGATCTTGGTCGAAGTCTGGGCATTAAAGTAGGAAGGAAAAGATTGAAACTTTAAAGGgggaaatataacttttcaaagtttaatcctagagaaaattattagttttctaaacctaagGGGAAttggataaataatatattgctaattaaataacgattttaccgtTAAAACTTCAgtgtttatgtttattttaatagtttataggtagatatttaagtttttaatacttaatagaTATAAATGAGGTTTGtaacaaactttgggtgagaacaAGTCATTTAGCCCAAACATTATGAGAAAAGACATAACCAAACAGAGAAGAGTGAGTGGGAATTATTGTCAGTAAAAAGtgtatacaaaaaaaaagaaccttATCATCTTATCACAAAGCAAGCATTCTTTCTACGTGGAATGAAGCCCTAGGTGTCACTCTCAAGATACAGGACAAACATCTTTTGTCGATATGTCATTATTTCCCGAGAAGATAGCAGGCATGCGCACAGCCCTTGGAAAGCAACAAATGAGATGGACTATTCCAGATATGGCCcttcaattaattttgactGAATTTGAACATGTGGCCTCTCAATGGTAGTTCAAGTGACAGGCGTCCAAATAAGAGAGCATGAATTAGAAGCTCATTAACAACCTATAAATATTAAACTCCGATTATAGAGATGTCAATTCATTCTGGAAAGGATgatctaattcaaataaaattttttatcaatattaaaaaaagaaaagaccaAAAGTCTTATTCTTATCCAAGGTTTACGCTATTATCAAATTCACATAGGTTAAGTTtcgaaaactcaaatatttatttgtcaactattaaagttagaaaaatttgttaatattacaagtataattgtcatttaaccagtaatattaaaaaattactaattttattttttcacatagttttaaaaacaaataatttttctcaatttaattttaaaaatatatattttccctggggttttattttttttcttcattctttagCAACTAGACTTCAGCCAAGACTATCTTCAGCTCATCTTCTTTCTTTACTGTAGACAACGAAGGTCAAAGACAAACGAATGCATCTTTTCCAGCAAGAATGAAACTTAGGTTTGGGGTGACAATGAACGTGTCTCTCACTCTATTGGTGCTCTTTGTCTTCGTTTCTGGATGCCCAAATTGGCCAAAAAATTGATCTCCGCTCTTTGTATTCATTTTTGGATGCTCAAATTGGTCAACAACTCTATCTTAGACGACGCTTTGGTTTCACCCCAAACCCAAGTTTTGTTGttcataaaaaacattttatctaTCTTTAGCTTTTGTCGTTTGTGATAGAGAAAAAAGATGGGTTGAAGACGGCCTCGATTAGAATTCAGttgtcaaagaaaaaagaaaaaaatgaaaattttagggggaaaaggtaaattttcaaaactaaactaaggaaaattgttaattttaaaatagggtaagaaaatgagataaaattttattttttaatattactgattaaatgataattatatctctgatactaacaaatttttctaactttcatAGTTGataagtaagtatttaagttttcaaaatttaataaatgaaagttTGGCAGTATACTAAACCTCggttgggaataagtctttggcctaaaaaatcaaaaaatttaaacacccgCAATTAGGGATTGAAAAAACCAACTTTCTATATTGATTTCAAtcccaaaaaaaggaaaaaagaaaattgaatttgaacaaaaaaaccaCAGTAACCTGCAATTAGGGGTTGAATTCCGGGTCTTTAATGTCATTCTATTAATGCATGTACTTACCCTGAAAATCAAATGCCAAAAAACCAACTTTGCATTTCCATTTCTTCTCCTCcatttttgtaatataaaaagagaattGGTTTCCATATCAAAAccaaatttctttatatatcaaaatgccaAGAGAGAATATCATTTTTCCACCCGGGATTTGACCCAagaactttttatattaattgataatataaatatcacttttttaccaaaaatcaaagtcaaaaagtaaaaataacattatatcgTTACTATCTCATTTATCGAAAAATTagcaaaaattagaaaaactcTTGAATTGTCTAAATTGTATAATAACccttttatttctctttcctttACCCTCATCACCTTTTTCCTTTGCTCCGGATCCTCACTCACCACCTCTCTTTCGCCAACAACCCACCCCACACAAGATCGTGTCCACACTTTGTTGGTGAGTTAATCTACTACTTCTTCAATCTCATCATCAACTTTGAGAAACGGTAAGTTTATAAAACTGGATGATATAAATTGTTAACTAGATCTAATTGTGTCAACAAGTTGATCTCATGGTTTACAAAGAGTCGATCAACACCAACAGGTTTTAAACAATTATGGGATGGTGAGGGGTTGTGGTTAGGGGTGGATATAGACCGGGCTGAGTCTGAACACCCTTGCCTCGAGTTCAactcaaatagaaaataatccaactcaagtttaactcaagtttgtcaagtcaaaattaagtttggttcgaatgaaaaatagtttagatcggttaaattcgagtttgactAGATTTCGTAGCTTGAATCaattgtttaaatttgtagCTTGGTTCGGCTCAAATGGATGACTTAGATTCATGACTCAAGTTCgtagttcattgataaaatgatgttgtcttttccaaataatattcaaaatttttgattcaaattgaatcaagcCACAATTTTGAACTaccaatttgaattataaatttgatccaaatcgAGTTATAAATTTGACCTACTAATTTAAGTCATAAATTTGAGCCAGAGTCAAGCTGAACCAAGCCGAACACCTTCTAACTTGAGTTCTATTCTATTTAAAAAAcgagtgaaatttttttatttgagttcaattcaaatttgaatcaaataaatttgagttgaatcgaTTTGGATCATATCAAGGCTTAGTTGTGATGGTGGCAATAAACACAGTTGCaaccaaggttttaaaaaattgcagggattaactgaaattttttaaactttttaaggGGTTgaaattcatattcaaaatgaggtttattatttaattttttttttcaaaatttaaataaaatttgattttaaatacgAAAATGCTACTTATAAGGAAACCTTTAGTTGGAAAATGCAATTTAGTCAGTGCCAAAATGTAAAGTAACAGAAAGGAGGCGGCCCAGAAGGCAACTAAAAGTGGGAAGGCCTTaattaagaagaaacaaatttgattaattgaatggaatgataggagagagagacagagagagaagCATTAATAGAAGAAGATTATGTGGCCATGGTTTTGGCCCTTTTGGGTTTTTGTCCTTCTGTTTGTATTATAAGTTCCCTCACTTCTCATTCATCTGCATATTTCTGCAAATTTTGGGGTACGTAAAGGAACTGGAGCCACCGTCGTTGATTCTTCATTCATTCAGGGGTACTCTTCTCTTTGCCTgtctttttgttttagttttttcttaatCTTGACGTAATGTGGTTCGTTGTTTTTTGCTCACTTTTTCATATAATCTTCATGAATCTCTGCCTGATATATGATGAATATTCGCGTTAGTCTTCTCTCTCTGTTGATGTGAGGTGGGCATGTACGTTGAGTAGTGGTTGTTGTATAATGTTTAATGTAATTATGGATTTGTTCTTAAGagaaaaccaaacaattttttattctgtTTCTTTATCCAACCCATGAACCAAAATgtgatttacaatttttttttctgttgttttgtttgttttgatgatTTTCAAGCTATTTAAGAGACTTATAAAGAGAGTTTTGGAAGAGAATTTGGaaagtttgaaatttattttgaattcttttGGGAAtggatatttttctttgtctaACGACTAAGGAGGGCTGATAATTGccaatatataatttcttatgTGAAACTTGTTTGAAGATGCTAgaaatttttcaagtttttgtcAGAGATTCAATATTACTGGGTTTTTGAACTAAAAATTGCTCCAAGAACAGAGGATGTTGAAGGTATTGAATGATGCCTTAAAGATGCTTAAAGTCATAGATGCCTAGATGTAAATCCATGCCTGTGTTTATTCTGAAGTATATTTCTGTTTGAATCTGCTTTGCTTTGGTGATTTCTTGTTATGATAGTTTATTCATAAACATTATCACTCTAGTTAAGTGCTTGAACTGTATGAGAAGTCATCCATGATATAATGTTATCTTTAAATTACACAACTTTAAATGATTGACACTTTCAAATTATCCTTAAAACTTCTAAAATCAACATATTGTTACATAACTTCTCTGTTTGATGTTAACTTGCTTTATTTTGAGGAATTTTGCATATTTATCATCTCCGGTGTTTTTCTAAGGATGCTCTCTTTTGCAAAATTATTCTGGATTATCCTTGTTCCTGTTTTTGATGATGTAAATTTTCAGATGGAAGTGCAAAATTCTGAACATCCTCATATAATTGAGGTATCTGGAGATGTGCCAACTGTCGAACGACGCCTGGCTGGAAGTAAGTTTTGTGGGACAGCACCGTGTGGATTTTCAGATGCTGAAACCAATTCTAAAGATGCAAAGGAGCGTTCTGTATCCATGCGGAAACTTTTGATAGCAGTTGTGCTTTGCATCATCTTTATGAGTGTAGAAGTTGTTGGAGGTGTTAAAGCCAACAGTCTTGCTATATTGACTGATGCAGCTCATCTCTTGTCAGATGTTGCAGCATTTGCCATTTCCCTGTTCTCACTCTGGGCATCAGGTTGGGAGGCAAATCCACGTCAGTCTTATGGTTTCTTCAGAATTGAGATACTCGGTGCTCTggtttcaattcaattgataTGGCTTCTTACTGGGATCCTTGTATACGAAGCTATTGCTAGACTAATTCATGATGCTGGTGAAGTTCAGGGATTTCTTATGTTTGTTGTTTCTACGTTTGGTTTAGTTGTTAATATAGCCATGGCAATCTTGTTGGGCCACGATCATGGACATGGCCATGGCCATGGTCACAATCACAGCTATGGTCATGGGCATGGACATGGACATGGTAATCATGATCATGAAGATGGACATAGTAATCATGATCATGAAGATGGACATAGTAATCATTATCACGGACATGGTGGAGATGATCATCATATTGAGGATCATGACCATTCATGTGAAGTTCATAAGGAGACACTTGACATTGGACTAGTAGGCACACATCATCGTCATGTTGAATCAGAGCACACCAAGCCTCTGATCAGCACTGGTAATTCCGAAGATGAGAAGAAACTGAAGGGTGTACCAACACAGAAGAAGCAACGGAACATCAATGTACAGGGGGCTTACCTTCATGTACTTGGGGATTCCATCCAGAGTATTGGTGTAATGATTGGTGGGGCAATTATATGGTACAAGCCCCACTGGAAGATTGTTGATTTGATATGCACCCTCATATTCTCAGCAGTTGTGTTGGGCACAACAATCAGAATGCTACAAAACATTCTGGAGGTTCTTATGGAGAGCACGCCTAGAGAGATTGATGCGACTCGACTTGAGAAGGGGTTGTGTGAGATGGATGAGGTTGTTGCCATCCACGAATTGCACATTTGGGCCATAACAGTTGGGAAGGTGTTGCTGGCTTGCCATGTCAAAATAAAGCCTGATGCTGATGCTGACATGGTTCTGGACAAGGTTATTGAGTATATTAGGCGAGAATACAATATCAGCCATGTAACTATTCAGATAGAGCGTCGGTAGGCAGTAGTTCCGTGGAGCGATGACTGGCAtgtgtgggtttttttttttttgtttcaggtGAGCTGGGTGTCTGTTTTAACTTTCCAAATTATTTTACTCTGTTAAATGATCACATCAACCATGTATTTGGCTGGTTTGTAGTCCTTTAGTATACATTTAAGGTAGTGTTGACTGTTGAGGGATAATTTCTCAGCTATATCAGTTGTTGCTTTTCATTAGTCAATCTTTTTCTGTTATGGCTTTGCTTATTAACCAAGTCCTGGCCTCTTGCCAGTCATAGATCTTAAATACAAtttcaaatacaaaaatataaaactaaacacaactcttttctttcctttgttGGGTTGGCTCACAATTAATCCTATGGGGCTGTACGATCggtatattcttttatattccGTAATTTCATTCATAAATCGAAAAAAGTATCACTTCTTCTACCCATCTTGTATATTGTCTGTTTCATTCCGTGttggaatataaataaatagaaactTATCTATTAGTCTTAGTAGATGtgattttacaaaaaaatgttCTTCCTATTCATAGGCTAGagcaaatatttctttttatattgcGCTTTTTACAGAATAGGGGACAAATGCTATTCATAATTGAAAAAGATCTTATATATTGAAGTGAGCTCTGCGGTCTcccaaaaacaaaagagaatgGGCTCAAACTCAATGCGTTGTTAATAAAAtgaagggagaaggactatttcccacccaacttttgatgcgttctcaaaatACCACACACGctagatgaaaatccagttttcctacccatgagctgttaatttggatggtttctgtttgcataagggtaaaatgtccattttacccttattagatgaaatgacaaaaatacccctctgtaaaattcatcctaaaattgatgtgaggttttccttcaccccccttaggttttagaaactaacatttcaccttacctaaagtttttaaactttgaaaactaacattttcaccctcaaacctagggtttccaaatttttcaaaaaaacagccgccccccataactttcaaaactagcagtttcacccccattctgcaacttcatctcccgacatcgtctccggcgtagtcacctgcctcctccttctcctggtgcgacggcggtggtggccgaagaaggaagagacggagatctccttctcctggtgcacggtgcgacgaagagacggagatctcttcgtcgcacaatgcgacgaagagacggagatctcttcgtcgcacaatgcgacgaagagacagagatctcttcgtcgcaccaccgtgcgacgaagaggtctctcttcgtcgcaccaccgtgcgacgaagaggtctctcttcgtcgttCCACCCAGAcaacgaaggacgactcttcgtcgtccttcgtcgctcgtcgagTCATCCAgatctgttcttccagatctccgTCTGTTCTTCATCGTCACGTCATCCAGATCTGttcttcgtcgtccagatctccttcgtcgtcctttgtagtcggagatctcccatcgatcgattgcagcggccgtcggtggtggccggagaaggaagcaaaaccctagggggtgaaattaaagttttcaaactttgaggatgggttatttactttttgaaacctgaagggggaaacggtgaaattttaaagttttaaagttttaaatagtaaatgacgattttgcccctgttcttaactgaaaaaatggacggcagtttggtcatgggtgggaaaactggattttcatctggcgtgGGTGGCAtcttgaaaacgcatcaaaagttgggtgggaaatagtccttctccctaaaaTGAAAGTATAACTATGCTTCTGGTACATGTGCATAAAGACAAGCCATAGTAGACAAGGTAGTAGGCTGTGTAGGGCCATCTCTGACACAACCCATAATGCCTAAGGACTGGATCATGTTTAGCCCAGTCCATTGATGGATCTAGCACACTAGGTCagaagggagaaggactatttcccacccaacttttgatgcgttttcaagaTGTCACCcacgccagatgaaaatccagttttcccacccatgaccaaactaccgtccattttttcagttagaaataggggcaaaatcgtcatttactatttaaaacattaaaactttaaaatttcaccgtttcccccttcaggtttcaaaaagtaaataacccatcctcaaagtttgaaaactttaatttcaccccctagggttttgcttccttctccggccaccaccgacggccgctgcaatcgatcgatgggagatctctgactacaaaggacgacgaaggagatttggacgacgaagaacagatctggacgacgcgacGATGAAGAACAGAcggagatctggaagaacagatctggacgacgcgatgagcgacgaaggacgacgaagagtcgtccttcatcgtctgggtggaacgacgaagagagacctcttcgtcgcatggtggtgcgacgaagagatctccgtctcttcgtcgcaccgtgcaccaggagaaggagatctccgtctcttcctttttcggccaccaccgccgttgcaccaggagaaggaggaggcaggtgactacgccagagacgacgtcgggagatgaagttgcagaatgggggtgaaactgctagttttgaaagttatgggaggcggctgtttttttgaaaaatttggaaaccctaggtttgggggtgaaaatgttagtt
This sequence is a window from Mangifera indica cultivar Alphonso chromosome 20, CATAS_Mindica_2.1, whole genome shotgun sequence. Protein-coding genes within it:
- the LOC123203912 gene encoding metal tolerance protein 1-like isoform X1; the encoded protein is MLKMEVQNSEHPHIIEVSGDVPTVERRLAGSKFCGTAPCGFSDAETNSKDAKERSVSMRKLLIAVVLCIIFMSVEVVGGVKANSLAILTDAAHLLSDVAAFAISLFSLWASGWEANPRQSYGFFRIEILGALVSIQLIWLLTGILVYEAIARLIHDAGEVQGFLMFVVSTFGLVVNIAMAILLGHDHGHGHGHGHNHSYGHGHGHGHGNHDHEDGHSNHDHEDGHSNHYHGHGGDDHHIEDHDHSCEVHKETLDIGLVGTHHRHVESEHTKPLISTGNSEDEKKLKGVPTQKKQRNINVQGAYLHVLGDSIQSIGVMIGGAIIWYKPHWKIVDLICTLIFSAVVLGTTIRMLQNILEVLMESTPREIDATRLEKGLCEMDEVVAIHELHIWAITVGKVLLACHVKIKPDADADMVLDKVIEYIRREYNISHVTIQIERR
- the LOC123203912 gene encoding metal tolerance protein 1-like isoform X2; the protein is MEVQNSEHPHIIEVSGDVPTVERRLAGSKFCGTAPCGFSDAETNSKDAKERSVSMRKLLIAVVLCIIFMSVEVVGGVKANSLAILTDAAHLLSDVAAFAISLFSLWASGWEANPRQSYGFFRIEILGALVSIQLIWLLTGILVYEAIARLIHDAGEVQGFLMFVVSTFGLVVNIAMAILLGHDHGHGHGHGHNHSYGHGHGHGHGNHDHEDGHSNHDHEDGHSNHYHGHGGDDHHIEDHDHSCEVHKETLDIGLVGTHHRHVESEHTKPLISTGNSEDEKKLKGVPTQKKQRNINVQGAYLHVLGDSIQSIGVMIGGAIIWYKPHWKIVDLICTLIFSAVVLGTTIRMLQNILEVLMESTPREIDATRLEKGLCEMDEVVAIHELHIWAITVGKVLLACHVKIKPDADADMVLDKVIEYIRREYNISHVTIQIERR